The DNA region TGGCCAGTAAACCTCCAACACCCAGAACTACCTGTCATCTCAAACCTCCTGAAACACGAGCGTCACACAGTAGTGAAACTGGATCCCCTCCTACACCCGCTATGGCCAGTAAACCTCCAACACCCACAGCTCCAGATCATCTCAAAACTACTGAGACACCAAGATCATCCAGTGGTGAAACTGGATCTCCTCCTAAATCCACTATGGCCAGTAAACCTGCAACACCCAGAACTCCAGATCATCTCAAGACTACTGAGACACCAGCGACACCGTGTAGTGAAACTGGATCTCCTCCTAAACCCGCTATGGCCAGTAAACGTCCAACTCCCAGGATGCCAAGTCATCTGAAAACTACTAAAAAACCAACGACTTCCGGAAGTGAAACTGGATCTCCTTCTACACCCGATATAGCCAGAAAACCACCAACTCCCAGTACTCCAGATCATCTCAAAACTACTGAGACACCAAGAGCACCCAGTAGTGACAGTGGATCTTCTAATACACCCGCTATGGCCAGTAAATCTGCAACTCCCAGAATGCGAAGTCATCTCAATACTCCTGAAACACCAGCGACACCGAGTAGTGAAACTGGATCTCCTCCTAAACCCGCTATGGCCAGTAAACGTCCAACTCCCAGGATGCCAAGTCATCTGAAAACTACTACAAAACCAACGACTTCCGGAAGTGAAACTGGATCACCTCATACACCCGATATGACCCGAAAGCCACCAACTCCCAGAACTCCACATCATTTCAAAACTACTGAGACAGCAAAAGCACCCAGTAGTGAAAGTGGATCTCCTAATACACCCCCTATGGCCAGTAAATCTCCAACTCCCGGGATGCGAAGTCATCTGAAAACTACTGACGCACCAACGACATCCGGAAGTGAAGCTGGATCTCCTCCTAAACCCACTATGGCCAGTATACGTCCAACTTCCAGGATGCCAAGTCATCTGAGAACTACTAAAAAACCAACGACTTCCGGAAGTGAAACTGGATCTCCTCTTACTCCCGATATAGCCAGAAACCCACCAACTCCCAGAGCTCCAGATCATCTCAAAACTACTGAGACGACAACGGCACCCAGTAGTCAAACTGGATCTCCTCCTAAACCCGCAATGGCCAGTAAACCTCCAACACCCAGAACTACCGGTCATCTCAAACCTCCTGAAACACGAGCGTCACACAGTAGTGAAACTGGATCCCCTCCTACACCCGCTATGGCCAGTAAACCTCCAACACCCATAACTCCAGATCATCTCAAAACTACTGAGACACCAAGATCATCCAGTGGTGAAACTGGATCTCCTCCTAAACCCACTATGGCCAGTATACGTCCAAGTCGCAGGATGCGAAGTCATCTGAAAACTACTAGAAAACCAACGACTTCCGGAAGTGAAACTGGATCTTCTCCTACACCCGCTATGGCCAGTAAACCTCCAACTCCCAGAACTCCAAGTCATCTGAAAGCTACTGAAAAACCAACGACATCCGGAAGTGAAACTGGACCTTGTCGTACACGTGATATGACCAGTAAGCCTCCTACTCCCAGGACGCCAAGTCATCTCAAAGCTCCTGAGACACCAGCGACACAGAGTAGTGAAACTGCACGTCCTCGTACACGCGGTATGTCCAGTAAACCTCCAAGTCCTAGGATGCGAAGTCATCTCAATACTCCTGAAACAACAGCGACACCCAGTAGTGAAACTGGATCCCCTCCTACACCCGCTATGGCCAGTAAACCTCCAACACCCAGAACTACCGGTCATCTCAAACCTCCTGAAACACGAGCGTCACACAGTAGTGAAACTGGATCCCCTCCTACACCCGCTATGGCCAGTAAACCTCCAACACCCAGGATGCCAAGACATCTGAAAACTACTAAAAAACCATCGACTTCCGGAAGTGAAACTGGATCTCCTCCTACACCCGATATTACCCGAAAACCTCCAACTCCCAGAACTCCAGATGATCTCAAAACTACTGAGACGACAACGGCACCCAGTAGTCAAACTGGATCCCCTCCTACACCCGCTATGGCCAGTAAACCTCCAACACCCATAACTCCAGATCATCTCAAAATTACTGAGACCCCAAGATCATCCAGTGGTGAAACTGGATCTCCTCCTAAACCCACTATGGCCAGTATACGTCCAAGTCGCAGGATGCGAAGTCATCTGAAAACTACTAAAAAACCAACGACTTCCGGAAGTGAAACTGGATCTTCTCCTACACCCGCTATGGTCAGTAAACCTCCAACTCCCAGAACTCCAAGTCATCTGAAAGCTACTGAAAAACCAACGACATCCGGAAGTGAAACTGGACCTTGTCGTACACGTGATATGACCAGTAAGCCTCCTACTCCCAGGACGCCAAGTCATCTCAAAGCTCCTGAGACACCAGCGACACAGAGTAGTGAAACTGCACGTCCTCGTACACGCGGTATGTCCAGTAAACCTCCAAGTCCTAGGATGCGAAGTCATCTCAATACTCCTGAAACACCAGCGACACCCAGTAGTGAAACTGGATATCCTCCTAAACCCGCTATGGCCAGTAAACCTCCAACACCCAGAACTACCGGTCATCTCAAACCTCCTGAAACACGAGCGTCACACAGTAGTGAAACTGGATCCCCTCCTACACCCGCTATGGCCAGTAAACCTCCAACACCCAGGATGCCAAGGCATCTGAAAACTACTAAAAAACCATCGACTTCTGGAAGTGAAACTGGATCTCCTCCTACACCCGATATTACCCGAAAACCTCCAACTCCCAGAACTCCAGGTCATCTCAAAACGACTGAAAAACCGACGACACGCAGTAGTAAAATAATACCTCCTCCTACACCCGCTATGGCCAGTAAACCTCCAACTCCCAGGACTCCAAGTCATCTGAAATCTACTGAAAAACCAACGACATCCGGAAGTGAAACTGGACCTTGTCGTACACGTGATATGACCAGTAAGCCTCCTACTCCCAGGACGCCAAGTCATCTCAAAGCTCCTGAGACACCAGCGACACCGAGTAGTGAAACTGCACGTCCTCGTACACGCGGTATGGCCAGTAAAGCTCCAACTTCCAGAACGTCAAGTCTTGTCAAGGCTACTGACACACCAACGATATCGAGTAGTGAAACTGCTCCTCCTCCTACACCCGATATGTCCAGTAAACCTCCAAGTCCCAGAACGCCTAGTAGTGAAACTGGATCTCCGCCTACACCCGGCATGCCAAGTAGACCTCCAACTCCCTGAACTCCAAAAAATCTGAATGCTACTGAAACATCAACGACATCCAGTAGTGAAATTGGTCCTTCTTCCACACCTGCTATGGTCAGTAGACCTCCAACTTCCAAAACTCCTGATACATCAGCGACCCCATATAGTGAAACTGGATCTCCTCGTACACATGGTAGGGCCAGTAAACCTCTAACTACGAGGACGGCAAGTCATGTGAAAGCTCCTGAAATACCAGCGACATACAGTAGTGAAACTGGATCATCTCCTACACCCGGAATGCCCAATATATCTGCAACTCCCTAGACAGCAGGTATTCCCGAAAGTCCTGAAACACCAATTACATCTAATAGTGAAATTGAACCTTTCCATACATCTGGTATAGTGATACCGCAATTCCCTGCGCATCTGCCACACCTAGTGATCCTACTAGTCCCTGCAAATACGTTACTCTACTCACATCCGATATTTCTGTAACTCCGTAAAGACAAACGACACCCAGTAGTGAATCTGAAACTCCCGGAACACCTGGAATTCATAGTGAGCCTGATACTCCAGGCCATTCTGGCAGGCCTTGTGGAACTGAAACAACTGCTACACCTGGCTATACTAACACGCCTGCTACGCTTCGCATTCCATGCTAATTAGTATCTCCCAGTAATCCTAGCACTGCTAGTTCATCTGATTCTTCAGGTACATCGGCAATAACTATTGAACCTTGTAATACTATCCCTGGGAATCCTGGTACATCTGGCACTCCTGGCACCCCTGCTAAAACAGCTACTCCTAACACTTCTGGCTCTACGTCAGGTATTCTAAATGTTACCTGGATTCATACGTACAAATATATACGGTGATAAGTTActgattatttatatatttcgcaGGAACTTCTGGTTCTACAAATACGCCAGGAAATTGCACACATGATGGGTTCTTCCCAGACCCCGCAGATTGTCGAAAATTCTATCGCTGTGTCGGCAGTGGTTCCACGTTTATCAAATACGAGTTCCAGTGCGGAACAGGAACTGCTTGGGATTCAGCAATTCAGAGCTGTAATCACGATTATCTCGTTCCCAGTTGTTCATATACAGCATCGACGGAAACTAGCACGGCTGCATCTGAATCAAGTACGAAGTCTACTTCTGAAGGTACTACAGCGTCTGCGACTATAGCATCTACTCAGCCCACGTCTGATTCGAGTACAGAAACTACTTCTGGAATAACTACGGAGAGGCCTAAGAACGCCACAGTTTGTGATAAGCCAGGTTTCTATCCGGACCCTACATGGTGTGACAAATTCTATCGTTGCGTTGACAATGGAAGAGGCTTCAACGTGTATCATTTCGACTGCGCACCCGGAACCATATGGGATCCTAGCATCGACACGTGCAATCATCCCGAGTCCGTGTATCCTCCAAGAAATTGCACGATGCGTCCGTCAAGTTCATCTACTACTACGGATCAAACGACAAGTAGTGCAGGTACTGAATCAACTGCAACTATGACAAATTCGACTACTGCACCTACAGCACCGACGGAATCTAACACAGCTGCATCTGAGTCAAGTACTGAACCAACATCTGGAGGTACTACAGTAACTACTACTGAATCATCCACTCAGTCAAATATAACCGATTCGACTGCTTCATCTGTAGCACCGACAGAAACTAACACAGCTGCATTTGTATCGAGTACAGTATCTACTTCTGAAGGTACAACAGCGACTGTAGCATCTACTGAACCCACGTCTGAATCGCATACAGAAAGTACCTCTGGGGCAACTACGAAGAAGCCTAATAACCCTACAGTTTGTGATAGGCCCGGATTCTATCCGGACCCAACATGGTGTGACAAATTCTATCGATGCGTTGACAATGAAAACGGTTTCAACGTGTATCATTTCGACTGCGCACCCGGAACCATATGGGATCCTAGCATCGACACGTGCAATCATCCCGAGTCCGTGTATCCTCCAAGAAATTGCACGATGCCTCCGTCCGGTTCATCTACTACTACGGAACAAGCGCCAAGTAGTGCAAGTACTGGATCTACTGCAACGACAACACAATCGACTACTGCAGAACCGCCGGGATCTAGCACGACTGCATCTGTATCAAGTACGAAGTCTACTTCTGAGGGTACTACAGCGCCTGCGTCGATAGCATCTACTCAGCCCACGTCTGATTCGAGTACGGAAACTACTTCTGGGACAACTACGAAGAAGCCTAATAACCCTACAGTTTGTGATAGGCCCGGATTCTATCCGGACCCAACATGGTGTGACAAATTCTATCGATGCGTTGACAATGGAAACGGTTTCAACGTGTATCATTTCGACTGCGCACCCGGAACCATATGGGACCCTAGCATCGACACTTGCAATCATCCCGAGTCCGTGTATCCTCCAAGAAATTGCACGATGGCTCCGTCAGGTTCATCTACTACTACGGATCAAGCGCCAAGTAGTGCAAGTACTGGATCTACTGCAACAATAACAGAATCGACTACTGCAGAACCGCCGGGATCTAGCACGACTGCATCTGAATCAAGTACGAAATCTACTTCTGAAGGTACTACAGCGCCTGCGTCTATAGCATCTACTCAGCCCACGTCTGATTCGAGTACCGAAACTACTTCTGGGACAACTACGAAGAAGCCTAATAACCCTACAGTTTGTGATAGGCCCGGATTCTATCCGGACCCAACATGGTGTGACAAATTCTATCGATGCGTTGACAATGGAAACGGTTTCAACGTGTATCATTTCGACTGCGCACCCGGAACCATATGGGATCCTAGCATCGACACGTGCAATCATCCCGAGTCCGCGTATCCTCCAAGAAATTGCACGATGCGTCCGTCAAGTTCATCTACTACTACGACAAGTAGTGCAGGTACTGAATCAACTGCAACTATAACAGATTCGACTACTGCACCTACAGAACCGACGGAATCTAACACAGCTGCATCTGAATCAAGTACTGAGCCTACGTCTGATGGTACTACAGTAACTACTACTGAAGCATCTACTCAGTCAACTATAACCGATTCCACTACTTCATCTATAGCACCGACAGAAACTAACACAGCTGCATCTGAATCGAGTACAGTATCTACTTCTGAAGGTACTACAGTGACTGCAACTGTAGCATCTACTGAGTCAACAATAACCGATTCGACTACTGCACCTACAGCACCGACGGAATCTAATTCAGCTACATCTGAATCAAGTACTGAGCCTACTTCTGAAGGTACTACAGTAACTACTACCGAAGCATCTACTCAGTCAACTATAACCGATTCGACTATTTCATCTACAGCACCGACGGGAAATAGCACAGCTGCATTTGTATCGAGTACAGTATCTACTTCTGAAGGTACAACAGCGACTGTAGCATCTACGGAGCCCACGTCTGAATCGCATACAGAAAGTACCTCTGGGGCAACTACGAAGAAGCCTAATAACCCTACAATTTGTGATAGGCCTGGATTCTATCCGGACCCGACATGGTGTGACAAATTCTATCGTTGCGTTGACAATGGAAGAGGTTTCAACGTGTATCATTTCGACTGCGCACCCGGAACCATATGGGACCCTAGCATCGACACTTGCAATCATCCCGAGTCCGTGTATCCTCCAAGAAATTGCAAGATGTCTCCGTCAGGTTCATCTACTACTACGGATCAAGCGCCAAGTAGTGCAAGTACTGGATCTACTGCAACAATAACACAATCGACTACTGCAGAACCGCCGGGATCTAGCACGACTGCATCTGAATCAAGTACGAAATCTACTTCTGAAGGTACTACAGCGCCTGCGTCTATAGCATCTACTCAGCCCACGTCTGATTCGAGTACGGAAACTACTTCTGGGACAACTACGGAGAAGCCTAAGAACCCCACAGTTTGTGATAGGCCTGGATTCTATCCGGACCCGACATGGTGTGACAAATTCTATCGTTGCGTTGACAATGGAAGAGGCTTCAACGTGTATCATTTCGACTGCGCACCCGGAACCATATGGGATCCTAGCATCGACACGTGCAATCATCCCGAGTCCGTGTATCCTCCAAGAAATTGCACGATGTCTCCGTCAAGTTCATCTACTACTACGGATCAAACGACAAGTAGTGCAGGTACTGAATCAACTGCAACTATAACAGATTCGACTACTGCACCTACAGAACCGACGGAATCTAACACAGCTGCATCTGAATCAAGTACTGAGCCTACGTCTGATGGTACTACAGTAACTACTACTGAAGCATCTACTCAGTCAACTATAACCGATTCCACTACTTCATCTATAGCACCGACAGAAACTAACACAGCTGCATCTGAATCGAGTACAGTATCTACTTCTGAAGGTACTACAGTGACTGCAACTGTAGCATCTACTGAGTCAACAATAACCGATTCGACTACTGCACCTACAGCACCGACGGAATCTAACACAGCTACATCTGAATCAAGTACTGAGCCTACTTCTGAAGGTACTACAGTAACTGCTACCGAAGCATCTACTCAGTCAACTATAACCGATTCGACTATTTCATCTACAGCACCGACGGGAAATAGCACAGCTGCATTTGTATCGAGTACAGTATCTACTTCTGAAGGTACAACAGCGACTGTAGCATCTACGGAGCCCACGTCTGAATCGCATACAGAAAGTACCTCTGGGACAACTACGAAGAAGCCTAATAACCCTACAGTTTGTGATAGGCCTGGTTTCTATCCGGACCCGACATGGTGTGACAAATTCTATCGTTGCGTTGACAATGGAAGAGGCTTCAACGTGTATCATTTCGACTGCGCACCCGGAACCATATGGGACCCTAGCATCGACACTTGCAATCATCCCGAGTCCGTGTATCCTCCAAGAAATTGCAAGATGTCTCCGTCAGGTTCATCTACTACTACGGAACAAACGTCAAGTAATGCAAGCACTGGATCTACTGCAACGACAACACAATCGACTACTGCAGAACCGCCGGGATCTAGCACGACTGCATCTGAATCAAGTACGAAGTCTACTTCTGAAGGTACTACAGCGCCTGCGACTATAACATCTACTCAGCCCACGTCTGATTCGAGTACGGAAACTACTTCTGGGACAACTACGAAGAAGCCTAAGAACCCTACAGTTTGTGATATGCCTGGATTCTATCCGGACCCGACATGGTGTGACAAATTCTATCGTTGCGTTGACAATGGAAGAGGCTTCAACGTGTATCATTTCGACTGCGCACCCGGAACCATATGGGACCCTAGCATCGACACTTGCAATCATCCCGAGTCCGTGTATCCTCCAAGAAATTGCAAGATGTCTCCGTCAGGTTCATCTACTACGACGGAACAATCGTCAAGTAATGCAAGCACTGGATCTACTGCCACGACAACACAATCGACTACTGCAGAACCGCCGGGATCTAGCACGACTGCATCTGTATCAAGTACGAAATCTACTTCTGAAGGTACTACAGCGCCTGCGACTATAACATCTACTCAGCCCACGTCTGATTCGAGTACGGAAACTACTTCTGGGACAACTACGGAGAAGCCTAAGAACCCCACAGTTTGTGATAGGCCTGGATTCTATCCGGACCCGACATGGTGTGACAAATTCTATCGTTGCGTTGACAATGGAAGAGGCTTCAACGTGTATCATTTCGACTGCGCACCCGGAACCATATGGGATCCTAGCATCGACACGTGCAATCATCCCGAGTCCGTGTATCCTCCAAGAAATTGCACGATGCGTCCGTCAAGTTCATCTACTACTACGGATCAAACGACAAGTAGTGCAGGTACTGAATCAACTGCAACTATAACAGATTCGACTACTGCACCTACAGAACCGACGGAATCTAACACAGCTGCATCTGAATCAAGTACTGAGCCTACGTCTGATGGTACTACAGTAACTACTACTGAAGCATCTACTCAGTCAACTATAACCGATTCCACTACTTCTTCTATAGCACCGACAGAAACTAACACAGCTGCATCTGAATCGAGTACAGTATCTACTTCTGAAGGTACTACAGTGACTGCAACTGTAGCATCTACTGAGTCAACAATAACCGATTCGACTACTGCACCTACAGCACCGACGGAATCTAACACTGCTACATCTGAATCAAGTACTGAGCCTACTTCTGAAGGTACTACAGTAACTACTACCGAAGCATCTACTCAGTCAACTATAACCGATTCGACTATTTTATCTACAGCACCGACGGGAAATAGCACAGCTGCATTTGTATCGAGTACAGTATCTACTTCTGAAGGTACAACAGCGACTGTAGCATCTACGGAGCCCACGTCTGAATCGCATACAGAAAGTACCTCTGGGGCAACTACGAAGAAGCCTAATAACTCTACAGTTTGTGATA from Bombus terrestris chromosome 14, iyBomTerr1.2, whole genome shotgun sequence includes:
- the LOC100651895 gene encoding mucin-5AC isoform X7 is translated as MWASLHTLGVLIALISPTLADIAKGLPSIHLPLPHLPSGFMCIEVGYHADPSDCRRFYRCVDWGFGKPLQIFQFECGVGTVFSMRRGNICTLPNDSDRPECGGNIINNNNSTTTSPPTTEIWATNGTVTNNLLQTTSQTTTTSLSTSSNQSSATSGKPGNDQGRGQCVQEGYFADVNNCRKFYRCVEEGSGNFVKHEFECGVGTVWDPDIQGCNHPWAVSREDCKEDSGTAATGSGDDNGQWTTDNSGQWTSGTGSPAQPGDATSQTGHQGQPGETTGQPASSGTPGTSGIEGSPSNPGTPGTSGTSDTTGTAATKGTSAITIEPCNTIPGNPGTSGTPGTPAKTATPNTSGSTSGTSGSTNTPGNCTHDGFFPDPADCRKFYRCVGSGSTFIKYEFQCGTGTAWDSAIQSCNHDYLVPSCSYTASTETSTAASESSTKSTSEGTTASATIASTQPTSDSSTETTSGITTERPKNATVCDKPGFYPDPTWCDKFYRCVDNGRGFNVYHFDCAPGTIWDPSIDTCNHPESVYPPRNCTMRPSSSSTTTDQTTSSAGTESTATMTNSTTAPTAPTESNTAASESSTEPTSGGTTVTTTESSTQSNITDSTASSVAPTETNTAAFVSSTVSTSEGTTATVASTEPTSESHTESTSGATTKKPNNPTVCDRPGFYPDPTWCDKFYRCVDNENGFNVYHFDCAPGTIWDPSIDTCNHPESVYPPRNCTMPPSGSSTTTEQAPSSASTGSTATTTQSTTAEPPGSSTTASVSSTKSTSEGTTAPASIASTQPTSDSSTETTSGTTTKKPNNPTVCDRPGFYPDPTWCDKFYRCVDNGNGFNVYHFDCAPGTIWDPSIDTCNHPESVYPPRNCTMAPSGSSTTTDQAPSSASTGSTATITESTTAEPPGSSTTASESSTKSTSEGTTAPASIASTQPTSDSSTETTSGTTTKKPNNPTVCDRPGFYPDPTWCDKFYRCVDNGNGFNVYHFDCAPGTIWDPSIDTCNHPESAYPPRNCTMRPSSSSTTTTSSAGTESTATITDSTTAPTEPTESNTAASESSTEPTSDGTTVTTTEASTQSTITDSTTSSIAPTETNTAASESSTVSTSEGTTVTATVASTESTITDSTTAPTAPTESNSATSESSTEPTSEGTTVTTTEASTQSTITDSTISSTAPTGNSTAAFVSSTVSTSEGTTATVASTEPTSESHTESTSGATTKKPNNPTICDRPGFYPDPTWCDKFYRCVDNGRGFNVYHFDCAPGTIWDPSIDTCNHPESVYPPRNCKMSPSGSSTTTDQAPSSASTGSTATITQSTTAEPPGSSTTASESSTKSTSEGTTAPASIASTQPTSDSSTETTSGTTTEKPKNPTVCDRPGFYPDPTWCDKFYRCVDNGRGFNVYHFDCAPGTIWDPSIDTCNHPESVYPPRNCTMSPSSSSTTTDQTTSSAGTESTATITDSTTAPTEPTESNTAASESSTEPTSDGTTVTTTEASTQSTITDSTTSSIAPTETNTAASESSTVSTSEGTTVTATVASTESTITDSTTAPTAPTESNTATSESSTEPTSEGTTVTATEASTQSTITDSTISSTAPTGNSTAAFVSSTVSTSEGTTATVASTEPTSESHTESTSGTTTKKPNNPTVCDRPGFYPDPTWCDKFYRCVDNGRGFNVYHFDCAPGTIWDPSIDTCNHPESVYPPRNCKMSPSGSSTTTEQTSSNASTGSTATTTQSTTAEPPGSSTTASESSTKSTSEGTTAPATITSTQPTSDSSTETTSGTTTKKPKNPTVCDMPGFYPDPTWCDKFYRCVDNGRGFNVYHFDCAPGTIWDPSIDTCNHPESVYPPRNCKMSPSGSSTTTEQSSSNASTGSTATTTQSTTAEPPGSSTTASVSSTKSTSEGTTAPATITSTQPTSDSSTETTSGTTTEKPKNPTVCDRPGFYPDPTWCDKFYRCVDNGRGFNVYHFDCAPGTIWDPSIDTCNHPESVYPPRNCTMRPSSSSTTTDQTTSSAGTESTATITDSTTAPTEPTESNTAASESSTEPTSDGTTVTTTEASTQSTITDSTTSSIAPTETNTAASESSTVSTSEGTTVTATVASTESTITDSTTAPTAPTESNTATSESSTEPTSEGTTVTTTEASTQSTITDSTILSTAPTGNSTAAFVSSTVSTSEGTTATVASTEPTSESHTESTSGATTKKPNNSTVCDRPGFYPDPTWCDKFYRCVDNGRGFNVYHFDCAPGTIWDPSIDTCNHPESVYPPRNCKMSPSGSSTTTDQAPSSASTGSTATITESTTAEPPGSSTTASESSTKSTSEGTTAPASIASTQPTSDSSTETTSGTTTEKPKNPTVCDRPGFYPDPTWCDKFYRCVDNGRGFNVYHFDCAPGTIWDPSIDTCNHPESVYPPRNCKMSPSGSSTTTDQAPSSASTGSTATITESTTAEPPGSSTTASESSTKSTSEGTTAPASIASTQPTSDSSTETTSGTTTEKPKNPTVCDRPGFYPDPTWCDKFYRCVDNGRGFNVYHFDCAPGTIWDPSIDTCNHPESVYPPRNCTMRPSSSSTTTDQTTSSAGTESTATITDSTTAPTEPTESNTAASESSTEPTSDGTTVTTTEASTQSTITDSTTSSIAPTETNTAASESSTVSTSEGTTVTATVASTVSTITDSTTAPTAPTESNTATSESSTEPTSEGTTVTATEASTQSTITDSTISSTAPTGNSTAAFVSSTVSTSEGTTATVASTEPTSESHTESTSGATTKKPNNPTVCDRPGFYPDPTWCDKFYRCVDNGRGFNVYHFDCAPGTIWDPSIDTCNHPESVYPPRNCKMSPSGSSTTTEQTSSNASTGSTATTTQSTTAEPPGSSTTASESSTKSTSEGTTAPATIASTQPTSDSSTETTSGTTTEKPKNLTVCDRPGFYPDPTWCDKFYRCVDNGRGFNVYHFDCAPGTIWDPSIDTCNYPESVYPPRNCMMPLLDSTTNAVQTSSSASTESTATITESNTAPAAPTESSTAVSESSTESTSESTTGTTTEAATQSTITDSTTSSIAPTGTSTAASESSTESTSEGSSVTATVPSTQPTITDSTTSPTAPTGTSTAASESSTESTSKGTTETTTKASTEPTSESGTEITSEETTKEPNNATVCDKPGFYPDPTLCDKFYQCIDNGNGFDVKYFICATGTIFDPNIGRCNQPESVHPPRDCAMFTTTVSSTTESTTRTAETATSTTGFTTGSTTEASIPTPCPIGNLTDEQIVLICPSGFRRHPKYCNLFYQCTMENNVDIKVLVLSCPEGLIFDDQKLQCLPEDKTDQHCKGTKASARFYRKLEESSMSPIKASSEVLCPGAGHYPYKQGCSSAFYNCKQNSRGNLEGYLYKCPENFLYSSVSRRCERATRLPLCTIFKDKDKENWEERWQIPIEESNLSARSLFV